In the genome of Raphanus sativus cultivar WK10039 chromosome 9, ASM80110v3, whole genome shotgun sequence, the window ttttcatggTTTTCTCATGAGCATCCTAAGGGAAATCTTGAGTGGTTCGAGGAGCAGCATCAAGAATCAAACTGAGTTAAGTTTCTAACAGTTTGATGGAAATCTGATGctaaataatactccctccgtttcttaaagagtgtcgttgtgacatttttcacacagattgagaaagttgttgaaaaatatataagttgtaattaattatacctctttaaccaatagtattttagataaataaaattatttataaaatcaatgcagtttgcaattaattttcagctgaaatttagtataatttacattggaattgtaaagtgacattctttgtataacaagaaaatgagctcagagtgacacttattatgaaacagagagagtagtTTTCATGGAGAAATAGATAACCAACCCTAACATTCCTattatgaatttatgatgaattatacatatatataatgttatttacAAAGTGTTTGAGAGGTGATTACGCCAGTCTTGTTTCATCCAAATCAAAATAACAGTACAGCTTTTGTTACAAAAGAGTTGACAGACTATGCCAAAGAAGCTCCATGTTCACGATATATCTCCTCCGCATGAGCTGTAGTTACGTAAACTGCATTAGCCAGAGAGCTGTGTTTTCTTCCGTAGAAAACATACACCAGCACTCCAATCACCAGCCACACAGACACTCGAGCCCATGTAGCAGATCTGTCAAGTTAGCCAGTCAGAGAGATTCCATCTATAATCGTCCTTTTAGAGGAACAACAAAAATGGGAAATGAAGGAGGAGCATGCTCACCCAAGGTTAACCAAAAGGTACATGTTGATGAGGATGCATATGATTGGCAGGAGTGGTACTAACGGGCATATAAAACCTTTCAAAAAAATTTTTCACACAACACAcatgatatttatattataaggCTTAAGAAATTGATTGTTTACCAAAATCAAATTATGATAGTAATTCATTTACCTCCAGAATGTCCAAAAGTGTGTCTGGCATCATCCTGATCTATAGAACTCAGAGCAATCAAACCAGCAAGGAGGAGAGTTCCACCAACACCACACAGTGGATATCTAATAAACCTGTAAACCCATTTTTAAGATGATGATAAAAAAacaagctttttttttgtaacatcgAAAGGCTATTCTGAAGAAAAAAGCTTTTTGAGGAAATTCAATGCTCTAAATTAAATAGAGACTGGCGAGTGAGAGAACTAACCCTGGGAAGTTGAGGCTTGACGCCGAATAACTTAGAAGGAAGGCCCCAATACAAGTGAACATAATGCTCCATCCAGCGACCTTCCTTCTGTTTTCTTCGCTCAGAACCCCTAAAAGAGATCATCAACAAATGTCAAAATCTGTGCTCAAAACATTTTTAGTGGTCACAAAAGTGTACGCTATCTTACAGAATCCAAGAGCTTCTTCTTGCTTCTCCATAACCGAAGCATCATTCTCGCCAATCAACGGTTGTTTGGTACTGTTACTAGAAGTGCCAACATGATCTGATGACTTTGTTTCACCAGATATGAAAGAAACAGAATCAATTCTCTGTTGAAGAGATGACGGAAGAGGTAGTTCATCCGGAGGAACAAATCTGAGTATCAACACTGATATTGCCACCATTGTAAATGCCAAAAGTGTGCCAACACTCACCTGTACCATCAGACCACCTctcaaaattactaaaataacgAAGAAGAAGTCCCAGTAGACGAGGAGGATTATAAAAGTATTTACCATGCCTGCGAGCTGTGAAACATCCAAAAAGAAGGACAAGGTTGCAGCGCAAAACCCAGTTGCTAGAGTCGCTTTAACAGGAACCTGAGTACGTCTATTAACATCTGAGAAAAGAGAAGGCAGCAGACCATCCCTAGCCATTGCCATCAGAATTCGCGGCtgtgaaatgaaatataattatattgagtttaaaaaacatttaagtttGCTGACATTTAATGTTATGACATTTTACCTGAGGGAGAAGGGAACCCATTAGAGCTGAACAGAGAGCCATGACAGCTCCTAAAGTTATTAAGTATCTACATCAAAGTtcccaaaaagaaaataataaaatcttataGACTTATTTAAAGTGGTCTAAACGAAACAGAGTGGATCTTAAAGGGTCATGTACTTACACAGCCCATTGCATGTCGTGACTAGCAAACGCAGAGGATATGGGAGTGTCAGGATCCATGGCATAGTAAGGAACTAAGCCAACGATTACAATGGAGACCATCATGTAGAGAGAACAACAGAGAAACAGTGCTAGACCAATTCCAATTGGTAAATCCCGCTGGGGGTTTTTCACCTGCACATAGATATAACATTATTTATACCTCTAAAAAGTCTAAACTGCATGAAAGGATGcttcaaagcaaaaaaaaaaaacagatagtTGCCTGCATGGATTACAAAAACGTACCTCCTCAGCAGTACTTGCAAGTGAATCAAACCCAATGAATGCAAAGAAGACTGTAGCAGAACCAGCAAACATTCCATCCACTCCGAATGGAAATAACctataaaaagataaatgatatttgtttttaaccTATGATCATCATATAGTATGATGACTCCCTCAAGTGATAGAGAATATGCTTTATCTTACCCTGTGGGGAGATCATAACCAGCCCAACCAGTTTTGAAGCCCAGATAGCTGCCAGCTACGATGACAAATAACAAGACACACACATTGGCTGCAGTCACAATCCCCTGAGCAAATGTGCTctgcatataataaaaatgaaccAGAGTTGAAATGACTTATCCTGACGTGTGGGaccaaatataaattaaaagcTTGTATGTACCTCCTTTATTCCCAGACACAAAAGGCCAGTTACAATGAAAACAAGAACAGCAGCACATGGATCAACAACAACGTCGAGGCCTGGGATCTGGTGTCGCGCTAAGAATGAAGGCAAACCATCTTCACCACCAAAAATCAATGCCTGTAATAATGTTTAAAAGTCCAAAAAGCTTTAGCTAAACAGaaagtaaaaaagaagaagaaaaaaagagaatcttgcttgaatctttttatttttctaaatccaTAACTAACACTCAAATTATctataaaacaaaaatccaaGAGTGTATGGATAGTCCACACACACACCAACACTCAAGTTATCTATCTATCTGATGGGCATAAGGATTAAAGTTTAAGTAAGAAAAGGGAGAGACCAGATTAGGGGAAATGCCACGGGCAACAGCAGAGCCACCAATGGTGTATTCCAGAATCAGGGCCCAACCGATCAACCACGCAACACTTTAAAATTAACAAGAAAATCCAAGTTAGCAGAGAATAGAATAGAATAGAAAGAAGAGAGTAGTAAGAGTACCCTTCGCCGACACAAATGTAAGAATAGTGGTAGGCGCTGCCAGCAGAGGGACAACGACTAGAGAGTTCAGCATAGCAAAAGGCAGAGAGTGCAGCGGCGATTCCAGCAATAAGAAAGGACAAAGCAAGAGATGGTCCAGAGTGCTCTCTTGCAACTGTTCCCACAAGAATATATACTCCCGCTCCTATCGTTGCTCCAACACcttttatacaaaacaaaaacaaaaagtagtTGGTGGAGTATCCAAAAAGGATCATCTAAAGACTTGAAACCCAGAAGTTGACAAGGTCCTCTAAAACAAGCCAcccaacaagaagaaaaaaaaagatttgaatgAGAAGAAGTTACCAATAGCAACCAAGTGAGAAACAGTAAGGGCTTTAGCGAGCTGATGATGAGAATGTCCATTAGCAGAGTCGACCTGTTTCCTTCGGACCAAACTCCTGACGCAGCCCCATGAATATCCGCCTCCTTCCTTTTGCGTATCTACCAGGAAACCCATCGGAGTCTCCTCAAAAGTTTCAGTTATTCAATGTAGTTGAATTGATTGTAACACGGCGGCGTATGCAGATACAAAATGATCTCTTTCTTTCCCctttaagataaaaaaagagagaaatgaaTTATTGGTGGCGTGAGAAAAGAAGGCACTGCCAAAATGTTATCCGAACCAATGGTCTTTGAGGTCAACTACAACGTGCCCTTTGCCGTATCCGTAAAGCTTCTCtatattttagtcatatttcGATTTTGGTCCAATGGCTATTAAAAGCGTGTGTGTCATGCTTTGAATGATAAGAAAGTACAAAAACctgtatatatttattgatgATGACATCATCATTATagtagttttaaaatttatgaaagaaataagtttaaattatcaaaataattacAATATATCTCATTCATTATTTggttaacataaatatatattatattccttactaaattaattacaaaattaattagtaaTCATAAGAGAATCTTCTTTATTATGTACTTAAATAAAACGATAGAAATGAcctaatatgttttaaaatatatattacaataaattattaaataattcatttttgataaaaaatcatgtatttttattattataaataactcAAAATTTGCTATCAATGATTTGactttttgttataaaaatatcaaaataataataaaaccatATATAGACATATGAGACCTCATTTTAtagaaatatcaaaataatcaaaaaaattattttaattaaatttaaattaaactatatatcatCTAAAATCCataaatgttttaatttaaaatttttaaaacatatattatacttGATTTGATAAAATGAATTATCTTTTTGGCAATAAAATTTCATTGAATTCAAAACGTGATTACAAATACATTTCATATAATTTAGAAACCAGTAAAATGAAATCAGAcgtggtccagtggtttgactaagggttcaattgcttctacaTCCGGAGatctggggttcaaaccccagaaaataccaaattatgcagattatggagaaacaagttacaggagatcttcagcttggtgcaaggcgtaccatcgaacatggatctcataggacggctcagagtggtgcagtcagacgtgtattctcacagggtggtagaattgtcggctgtaaaatcgtctttgtaatattctcatcattgtaatagcataattaatcgataataatcgatccagacgttaaaaaaaaaaaaaaaaatttagaaaccaGTAAAATGAAATcactaaaacatatatatttaattttaacataatagatcattaatatatatatatatatatatatatatatatatatatatatatgtgttattttACAGAAATACTTAAAACCAAATCTGAACTGGATATTTTGATTATTCAGTCCAGATTTCAAATCTGtaatttttaatgataattattttaaaatagtaatatatataaaaatattaattatattttcattttaataatattattatttttcattttataaaatttatacatataataaaagtatatctaaattttatataaatttgtaatagtatatatagaaataaaaattacacatttttattttaaaattattattcatatcctaatatattttaatattattttttatttattttaggtaTCCAAATCCGGTTCCAGATACACATCAGATATTACAATTTTGGAAAGATATTCAACATTCGAATATATAGAAACCTAAAtcgaataaagttaataaaaagaTGGATCCACCGGATAAAATCCAGATACTTTAAAAGTTTTCCGGATACGGAGCTGCGCCACCCCTAGTTTGTGGTTTCAATCAACTGCTTTTCACTTGATTGTTCACTTTTATCTTTTTGGAATAATTAAGCTCATATATATTCATAGAGTGAAAACCAAACCACGTAGAAATAATTTTGCTTTAAGAGAGTAGACACTTTCAACAGAAATCGAACCTGATTTTTATTAGACCAACTGTTTGTGGTTAATCCACTCTTGCGTGCTCGAGTAACATCTTTGCGTCTATGTGGATTTGGACGTCTAGGTTTTAAGCAATGCTTTTTTTTATGGAAGATTGAGTTAAGGAGAAGGGTTCTTTTAAAACTCGTTCCGGTTTTCTTGAAACATGTCTCAATGGTCCAACAGATTCGAATTTGCAATGTGGAAAAACCTCAAAATCACCAGCGTCTATGTTTATTTGCCTCTCACAAATACTCACGCTATTGTGCAAGTTGACTTTTCGTAAACAACCAATTCTCTCTTTTCAGCACATAATTGGCTTCCATCTTTCAATCTAGTATAGTGGATAGACAATTATAAATTTACTAGATTCTGAACCCGTCCTTAgaaggacgggtatattttttgttttaccttttttaaaaaatttaacttttatatttatgttattttttgtattcatatttgtatttaatattaatttaatataatttttggttactatattaaatatgtcaagttgtatAACTATACATTTGTACTGTATGCATATAAGAGATTATGTTTAACTTTTATTTCTAAAGTTTGCAATATATTCAGTTACCTAAAATAATTAGTCAACCCAAAAAAACCGACTCAAAATCGACTCGAAAACCAAAGTCTCATATTCTcacccgccctttcaaagggcgggtatatttaagaaaacccgcaaaaatcactaaaatccaaATCCCGTTTACCGGTTGAAACACTGGTTGAAccgatatataaatatttatgaatttttaagtcTTGATATTTTTCTTAGATGTCATAAATTTTaacttgttaaaaataaataaataatctaaactatatttgttattttgtatatcaaatgaaaataataatattaaaactaaaattaagtattttgtaaatgttttttaaacataaaatatttacatatctaaattattattttatgttttataaaaaaatagataatatctAACTTTggtttctatatatttattttcatagttaatatattattatatagtaaaatttatttatttattaatctgtgGTTCACCTGTTATCGATCCGAGTCCAGTAACCCATAAAGTCATCCGGTACATATTATGTAGATGTGATTTATATACTCGaacggtttttaaaatgttatatctgAATACCAATATTAAATCCAACCAGCACTAAAAACGCgaacaaatattttgaaaaatatacttacaaaataatacaataaattAACTGTCAAACCTACTAAACGCACCCGTTATGTCAActgtatattattaaaaatttagatcgTAATGCtgtagtaaaatattattaggtGAAAAATAAAACAGGTTTTATAAACGAATTAGTACCTTAGTCAAAAAAAAGTAATCTGACATAAACCGTGaactaatatatgttttttatttgctttatGTTATTATCAAGTGTTTATCAAAACACGAtcagaaaataattaatcaagaaaAGTGATTTTCTAGAATCAAGAAATTATCATAGAACTGTCCACTAATAGTTACTGAGAGAAATGAGTCTAGAAAATCATGGAACTAAGTTGGAAgttaattttagtaaaataataagaAAGCTTTTAAATAAAGGTAAGCCCAAGATAATAATAGTTGGACATACACTTCTGCCAACGAAAGGGTGTAGTAAAGGTGTACTGAGATTTAGTATCAAAAATAAACTCATATGGCCGCGTGGACAGCAGATACATGATTAATGGCTcttaagaaactaataattatGTTGATGCAGTAATGGGCCCATTTTAGTAGCCGATCTTTGCAGTTATCTTAACTTAAAAAGGATGTATTAAAAGTGTATTTCATggcagttataaaaattaaaaaatagacataacttactatcaattggtcatgttgaaaaattaatagaatagataataTACATTCACCTGCTCTTTTTAATGCAATCCCCATAGATTACGCATTACTAGTAAGAACAGTCATAGGAGTGTGGCCACgttgaaagaaaaacaaaacaaaattgtgtattatatatattactgGAAAACAATATTGACAATTTGGGGCTGAGAGTAAAGGCACAGAACCATAATCAGCAATGTGTATACATTTTATACGCCTAACTACTAAGTATAAATAACCTTCACACAAATAAAAGAATCCTATAATCTAccatatttaatttaaattcagtTTGTCTTTTAGACCCGAGTTGGCAATCCATAGTTGTTGAATACTCTGATCCTTCCGTCCCAAGTCGCTGTTACAATCACAAGCCCCCACAAGTGAGGCTGCAACACATTCTTCAGGAGCTTCAGCTTCTTCCCTCTACTGCTCATTGTCGTTGCTGAAGCATCCTCCAGCTGCTCTTCAGGCCATGTTGTTGATGATCCTTTCATCGGGGAGAAACAGCTGTCCATTCTCCCTATCTTCTTGTCCAAATCTGTGATGCACTCGCTCAGGCTGTTCCTGTTTGCCTGCCTCAGCCAAGGTACAGCCACAGACGCATTCTGCGAGATAAAACTCTCGCACGACTTGATTCTTTTCGGCTTTCCAGAAGATGGCTTCTTGCTAGGTAACTGAGAGTTATTATTCCACACATGAATCCCCGAGTCCTCTGTTGTTGACACGATGTGTTTACCGTCCAAAGTAAACGAGGCACTTGTTGTGCAGACGCCAGAAGCTGCGAAATAAAATAAGCCAAAAGGTTATACATCTTTATTCGTAagcagaacaaaaaaaaaaaggcaattATTGTCTCTAATCATTACTAACCTTTAAGCTTGCAGATAACATCCTCTCCAGATATGATACGAATCTGTGAGTCAGCACAGGTAACCATTACTTTGTCCGAGTCATTGGGAAAATACTCAAGACCAGTGATTCTTTTGCTTggcactttcttcttcttcccatgTAACAAGTCAACCTCTCTATCCATTTTCATCTGGTTATCTGAAAATGCACAAAAACAAACAATCAGCTTCTAAATTATCCACATTACATGATATATAATAACGAATCTCAAATAAAATTTGCAAGGGAGTGAACAAACATACCGAGTATATGGTAGAAGCGACAGTTCCCTGTTATGGAACCTATTGCAGCGGCCTGAAAACAATCTCTAGTAAGCAACTTTTAATCATAtctcaataaataaaattaatgaactatttttagaaaaaaacctTTGCGTCTGGACGATAACACACAGCTGTCACAATATCTCTTACATCAGTGTAGTCAACAACCCGACAGCGAGACACATCCCATAATCGAACTTTCCCATCAATGGATCCGCTAATGAAGTAATTATCATCCACAGGGTTGAATGCCACACAAGTCACTGCGTAAGGAGAGTGTGAGTGAGTAcacaacacacaaaaaaaagaaaagaacatcaTTGACCGAAGAAAAGAACTCACCAAAATTGTTATGAGCGAACGTTGCGAGACATTCATCACAACCTACTCTCCATAAACGAACACTCTCATCCACAGAAGATGACAGGAGATACTGCAACAGAGTGGTCAAAAATGTAAGAGTTGACAATAAAAGaccacaaaaaaacacaaagcaTATATGCAAGATCTTTACTTACCCCTTTGTCGGACCAGGAAAGATCTAAGATCTCACCAGTATGCCCTCCGAACTCATGGAGAGGCTTCTCAGATACACAGAAGATCTTAGATGGTAACACAACGCAAGTCGAGTCCGATGACTTCCTCAAGAAGCTacctgtcttcttcttcttcttctcatcgTTGATACTCAGAGGCTCAACCTGATAATGCTGATTCATACCAAAGTAAACACCAGAATCAAGTACAGGCACTCGATACTTGTCTGTTCTCTCTTCCTCGTTTATACTCCAAACTCGAACGACGCAGTCTTCACCGGCGCTCGCGATGAATCTCCCATCGGGAGAGAACTTCATGGCCAAGATGGAGCCATCATGCGCTGTGAAGTCCTGGTCAACACGCAAAGAGGAGAGCTCCTTGAACTGCTTTTTGTACGTCTGCACGCTCGTTGTCGTCGTCGCTGTTGGTGATGAATCACAATCTAGAGACTCGAGGACGTGCGTGAGAGCACCTAGCTTCTTTAACCAGAACTGTGCACCTTTCTTCAGAGTATCGTCTCGAAAGCTGCCCGATCTGCTTGAACTTGATTCACTCAATCCTTGAGTACTTGTACTACTACTGTTCCGGGTGAAGAACAAGGATCGATCATCTGTTTCCTCGGATGAGGAAACAGAGGATCGATCAAaaacagaggaggaggaggaggaagtagATTCGTTCCTCAACAACGAATCATCCTCTTTGGGGACAAGTTCAGAAGGTGGTTGAAGAAGTTCATCATCCTCAGAGACAGAGGAGTCGTCGTCGTTGTCGTCGTCGGCGGCTGCTGTAGTCTTGTTGAAACTAAAGGCCATGGATTGGAGGAACTTGCGGCGTCGGTTGGAAACACTGTCTAGGTCATTGGTCCACAGTTGAAAACCAGAATCCTGAGGAACATGTTGATCATCATCGTCATTAGGGGCATCAAAGAAACAATCTTCGTCTTCATCATCTCCACGAGtacccatctctctctctgtttggtaaccaaagaaaaaaaaaagaaatcaacttTGGCTAACTATGATAAAGAGTTTCAACCTTTGTGGTGGTAGTCAATTTAAAAAACTATAGAGAGAGACTAGTCGTCGTGTGTATTAGTAAAAAAGAATTgaaaattcaaacaaaaccGAGTCAAAAATCTCTAAAGTTGGGCGCATtaacgaaaaataaaagtattatgTGGCCAACCTaacacacaaacaaaactaAGGTCGTTGGAAGAGATTACTTCCAAGTCAATATATTACACTATTCCATTATTACAGAGACTGAAGAAGAAAAGTGATGAGGGGATTTAGATTACCTCTCTCACCAAACCGATAATTTGCTCTTCTTACAAACGAAGTACAAgaacaaaagaagaaacaaaaaagatcggagaaagaaagagagggaAGAAAGGTCTCGTGTTTATAAACCGAAGGAAGCGAGGAAGGGGGTATATGTGTCGGTTCGATTCACACTGTTTTGTATT includes:
- the LOC108823601 gene encoding uncharacterized protein LOC108823601 — protein: MGTRGDDEDEDCFFDAPNDDDDQHVPQDSGFQLWTNDLDSVSNRRRKFLQSMAFSFNKTTAAADDDNDDDSSVSEDDELLQPPSELVPKEDDSLLRNESTSSSSSSVFDRSSVSSSEETDDRSLFFTRNSSSTSTQGLSESSSSRSGSFRDDTLKKGAQFWLKKLGALTHVLESLDCDSSPTATTTTSVQTYKKQFKELSSLRVDQDFTAHDGSILAMKFSPDGRFIASAGEDCVVRVWSINEEERTDKYRVPVLDSGVYFGMNQHYQVEPLSINDEKKKKKTGSFLRKSSDSTCVVLPSKIFCVSEKPLHEFGGHTGEILDLSWSDKGYLLSSSVDESVRLWRVGCDECLATFAHNNFVTCVAFNPVDDNYFISGSIDGKVRLWDVSRCRVVDYTDVRDIVTAVCYRPDAKAAAIGSITGNCRFYHILDNQMKMDREVDLLHGKKKKVPSKRITGLEYFPNDSDKVMVTCADSQIRIISGEDVICKLKASGVCTTSASFTLDGKHIVSTTEDSGIHVWNNNSQLPSKKPSSGKPKRIKSCESFISQNASVAVPWLRQANRNSLSECITDLDKKIGRMDSCFSPMKGSSTTWPEEQLEDASATTMSSRGKKLKLLKNVLQPHLWGLVIVTATWDGRIRVFNNYGLPTRV
- the LOC108828621 gene encoding cationic amino acid transporter 2, vacuolar, whose amino-acid sequence is MGFLVDTQKEGGGYSWGCVRSLVRRKQVDSANGHSHHQLAKALTVSHLVAIGVGATIGAGVYILVGTVAREHSGPSLALSFLIAGIAAALSAFCYAELSSRCPSAGSAYHYSYICVGEGVAWLIGWALILEYTIGGSAVARGISPNLALIFGGEDGLPSFLARHQIPGLDVVVDPCAAVLVFIVTGLLCLGIKESTFAQGIVTAANVCVLLFVIVAGSYLGFKTGWAGYDLPTGLFPFGVDGMFAGSATVFFAFIGFDSLASTAEEVKNPQRDLPIGIGLALFLCCSLYMMVSIVIVGLVPYYAMDPDTPISSAFASHDMQWAVYLITLGAVMALCSALMGSLLPQPRILMAMARDGLLPSLFSDVNRRTQVPVKATLATGFCAATLSFFLDVSQLAGMVSVGTLLAFTMVAISVLILRFVPPDELPLPSSLQQRIDSVSFISGETKSSDHVGTSSNSTKQPLIGENDASVMEKQEEALGFWVLSEENRRKVAGWSIMFTCIGAFLLSYSASSLNFPGFIRYPLCGVGGTLLLAGLIALSSIDQDDARHTFGHSGGFICPLVPLLPIICILINMYLLVNLGSATWARVSVWLVIGVLVYVFYGRKHSSLANAVYVTTAHAEEIYREHGASLA